A window of Christiangramia forsetii KT0803 contains these coding sequences:
- a CDS encoding polysaccharide deacetylase family protein codes for MLLIYTQKVTPRIIYVFKHICTHVLGIPIKFTSKIEEFIAHDGAKLSYGRQALGNEFFIQKVDLLMEQGFSELEIKVQPWDDTIGFFPLPEASDLPFDIFAASFYLLSRYEEYLPHVKDEDGRFPAAESLAYQESFLQKPVVDIWALKFRDILLDRFPNLEFSDRKYKVGTIIESNHTYIFKNKGFLRSFIGLWFDLFKLNLGKVGDRLQVWIRVKNDPLDIFEDLIDLIKEHKIYMLFMFQLSDFSIHDRNISHNRIPHRAVIKSVADYAKVGLLMGYYAMEEVKSLRKEKLRLEEIIHSPIEHAMNSQYNLRLPDQYNNLSELEINNDHSMGYPDNPGFRAGTCTPYLFYDINMEITTPLRVHPYAFHSNVVEKLTKTKLREDIARMLLEVKEVRGTFRAVFSNHDFSDYADNKLHYSLLKQIHEID; via the coding sequence TTTACACCCAAAAAGTTACCCCAAGGATCATTTATGTATTCAAACATATTTGCACACATGTTTTGGGAATCCCCATTAAATTTACTTCTAAAATCGAAGAATTTATTGCCCATGATGGCGCTAAACTATCTTATGGAAGGCAAGCTCTGGGGAACGAATTCTTTATTCAGAAAGTAGATCTTTTAATGGAGCAGGGATTTTCAGAACTGGAAATAAAAGTACAGCCTTGGGATGATACTATTGGTTTCTTTCCTTTGCCGGAAGCCAGTGACCTTCCATTTGATATTTTTGCGGCCTCTTTTTATTTATTGAGCCGGTATGAGGAGTATCTCCCGCATGTAAAAGATGAAGACGGTAGATTTCCGGCGGCGGAAAGTCTTGCTTATCAGGAGAGTTTTTTACAAAAGCCCGTTGTAGACATCTGGGCTCTTAAATTTAGAGATATCCTTCTAGATCGTTTTCCTAATCTGGAATTTTCAGATCGAAAATACAAAGTGGGAACTATCATAGAATCCAATCATACCTATATTTTTAAAAATAAAGGTTTTTTGCGAAGCTTTATAGGTCTTTGGTTTGATCTTTTTAAACTGAATCTGGGTAAAGTTGGGGATCGGCTTCAAGTTTGGATCAGGGTAAAGAATGATCCGCTTGATATTTTTGAAGATCTTATAGATTTAATTAAGGAGCATAAGATATATATGCTTTTTATGTTTCAGTTGAGTGATTTTTCTATTCATGATCGTAATATTAGCCATAATAGAATTCCACACCGGGCAGTTATAAAATCTGTTGCAGATTATGCTAAGGTTGGATTATTAATGGGGTATTACGCAATGGAGGAAGTTAAGAGCCTTCGGAAAGAAAAATTGAGATTAGAGGAGATTATTCATAGCCCGATTGAGCATGCTATGAATTCTCAATATAATTTAAGGCTACCAGATCAATATAATAACCTTTCAGAATTAGAGATTAATAACGATCACTCCATGGGGTATCCTGATAATCCCGGGTTTCGGGCTGGAACCTGTACGCCTTACTTATTTTATGATATAAATATGGAAATAACAACTCCTTTACGCGTTCATCCATATGCATTCCATTCTAATGTCGTTGAAAAATTGACCAAAACTAAATTGAGAGAAGATATTGCACGAATGTTGTTGGAGGTAAAGGAAGTTCGGGGTACGTTTAGAGCAG